From one Streptomyces sp. R41 genomic stretch:
- a CDS encoding Gfo/Idh/MocA family oxidoreductase, whose protein sequence is MRIGLIGAGRIGTFHATTLSRHREVGGSLIVTDADTARAHRLADRLGATAAPSVDEIFTWGVDAVVITAATSAHGELIGRAARSGLPVFCEKPIALDLAGTLAALAEVDAAGTILQLGFQRRFDVGYTAAREAVRSGRLGRLHTVRAMTSDQSPPPVDYLPLSGGLYRDCLIHDFDMLRWVTGREVLEVYATGSDAGPAMFREAGDIDTAAAVLTFDDGTLATATATRVNGAGYDVRMELAGELDQIAVGLDDRTPIASTEPAGPPPADKPWMGFLERFGPAYEAELAAFVEVVRGERPNPCDGREALEALRIAEACVVSRQERRPVRLREIPGGRD, encoded by the coding sequence ATGCGCATCGGACTCATCGGAGCGGGTCGTATCGGCACATTCCACGCGACCACTCTCAGCCGTCACCGTGAGGTCGGCGGCTCCCTCATCGTCACGGACGCGGACACCGCGCGGGCCCATCGGCTGGCGGACCGACTGGGCGCGACGGCGGCGCCCAGCGTGGACGAGATCTTCACCTGGGGCGTGGATGCGGTGGTCATCACGGCGGCGACTTCGGCCCACGGCGAACTGATCGGTCGGGCAGCGCGGTCCGGGCTCCCGGTCTTCTGCGAGAAGCCCATCGCCCTCGATCTGGCGGGCACGCTGGCCGCGCTGGCCGAGGTCGATGCCGCCGGAACGATTCTGCAGCTGGGCTTCCAGCGCCGCTTCGACGTGGGCTACACGGCCGCCCGCGAGGCGGTGCGGTCGGGACGGCTGGGCCGGCTGCACACGGTCCGGGCGATGACGTCCGACCAGTCGCCGCCCCCGGTCGACTACCTCCCGCTCTCCGGCGGGCTCTACCGGGACTGCCTGATCCACGACTTCGACATGCTGCGCTGGGTCACCGGCCGCGAGGTCCTCGAGGTGTACGCGACCGGGTCGGACGCCGGGCCCGCGATGTTCCGCGAGGCGGGTGACATCGACACCGCCGCGGCCGTGCTCACCTTCGACGACGGCACCCTCGCCACGGCGACGGCGACCCGGGTGAACGGGGCCGGCTACGACGTCCGGATGGAGCTCGCCGGCGAGCTGGACCAGATCGCCGTCGGCCTCGACGACCGTACGCCGATCGCGTCCACCGAACCGGCCGGGCCGCCGCCCGCCGACAAGCCGTGGATGGGCTTCCTGGAGCGCTTCGGTCCGGCGTACGAGGCCGAGCTCGCCGCGTTCGTCGAGGTCGTCCGCGGTGAGCGGCCCAATCCGTGCGACGGCCGTGAGGCGTTGGAGGCGCTGCGTATCGCCGAGGCGTGTGTGGTGTCCCGGCAGGAGCGGCGTCCGGTGCGGCTCCGGGAGATCCCGGGCGGGCGAGACTGA
- a CDS encoding GntR family transcriptional regulator, with amino-acid sequence MSLQLSVDRSSPVPLYFQLSQQLEAAIEHGTLTPGSLLGNEIELAGRLGLSRPTVRQAIQSLVDKGLLVRRRGVGTQVVHSQVKRPLELSSLYDDLESAGQRPATQVVVNTVVPASAEVAAALGVAEGGDVHRVERLRLAHGEPMAYLCNYLPPDLLELDSAQMEATGLYRLMRAAGITLHSARQSVGARAATAEEGERLGEPAGAPLLTMQRTTFDDTGRAVEFGTHIYRASRYSFEFQLLVRP; translated from the coding sequence GTGTCGCTCCAGCTCAGCGTCGACCGCAGCAGCCCGGTCCCGCTCTACTTCCAGCTGTCCCAACAGCTGGAGGCCGCGATCGAGCACGGAACGCTGACCCCGGGCAGCCTCCTTGGCAACGAGATCGAGCTCGCCGGGCGGCTCGGCCTGTCCCGGCCCACGGTCCGCCAGGCCATCCAGTCCCTCGTCGACAAGGGCCTGCTCGTACGGCGCCGCGGCGTGGGCACTCAGGTCGTGCACAGCCAGGTCAAGCGCCCGCTGGAACTCAGCAGCCTCTACGACGACCTGGAGTCGGCGGGCCAGCGCCCGGCGACCCAGGTGGTCGTCAACACCGTCGTACCGGCGTCCGCAGAGGTCGCGGCGGCCCTGGGCGTGGCCGAGGGCGGCGACGTACACCGTGTCGAGCGGCTGCGCCTCGCCCACGGGGAGCCGATGGCGTACCTCTGCAACTATCTGCCCCCCGACCTGCTGGAGCTGGACAGCGCGCAGATGGAGGCCACCGGCCTGTACCGGCTGATGCGCGCGGCGGGGATCACCCTGCACAGCGCCCGGCAGTCCGTCGGCGCACGCGCGGCCACCGCGGAAGAGGGCGAGCGGCTCGGCGAACCGGCCGGCGCGCCCCTGCTCACCATGCAGCGCACAACCTTCGACGACACCGGCCGCGCCGTCGAGTTCGGCACCCACATCTACCGGGCCTCGCGCTACTCCTTCGAGTTCCAGCTCCTCGTGCGTCCGTGA
- a CDS encoding response regulator: MTAIRLLLVDDDPLVRAGLSFMMGGADDIEIVGEAADGSEVEALVDRTRPDVVLMDIRMPTVDGLTATERLRGRQEAPQVVVLTTFHADEQVLRALRAGAAGFVLKDTPPAEILAAVRRVAAGDPVLSPTVTRQLMEHAAGGAPDTRRATARDRVASLNDREREVAVSVGQGRSNAEIAAELFMSVATVKTHVSRILAKLGLNNRVQIALLTYDAGLLEEDGH, encoded by the coding sequence ATGACTGCGATCCGACTGCTGCTCGTCGACGACGACCCCCTGGTGAGAGCCGGCCTGTCCTTCATGATGGGCGGCGCCGACGACATCGAGATCGTCGGAGAGGCCGCCGACGGGAGCGAGGTGGAAGCGCTCGTCGACCGCACCCGCCCGGACGTCGTCCTGATGGACATCCGGATGCCGACGGTCGATGGACTCACCGCCACGGAGAGGCTGCGCGGCCGCCAGGAGGCGCCGCAGGTCGTGGTCCTGACCACCTTCCACGCCGACGAGCAGGTGTTGCGGGCGCTGCGCGCGGGGGCGGCCGGGTTCGTACTGAAGGACACCCCGCCCGCGGAGATCCTCGCGGCGGTGAGGCGGGTGGCGGCGGGTGATCCCGTGCTGTCGCCCACCGTCACCCGCCAGTTGATGGAGCACGCGGCCGGCGGCGCGCCCGACACCCGCCGTGCGACCGCCCGCGACCGGGTCGCCTCCCTCAACGACCGGGAACGCGAGGTCGCCGTCTCCGTAGGGCAAGGCAGGTCGAACGCGGAGATCGCCGCCGAACTCTTCATGAGCGTCGCCACCGTCAAGACCCACGTCTCGCGCATCCTGGCCAAGCTCGGCCTCAACAACCGTGTACAGATCGCCCTGTTGACATACGACGCCGGGCTTCTGGAGGAGGACGGGCACTGA
- a CDS encoding cytochrome P450 has translation MIDLGEYGARFTADPYPVYAALRERGPVHWVRTPPPGAYEGWLVVGYEEARAALADPRLSKDSTKMGLSSLEEELMGRYVLISDPPEHTRLRSLVAGAFTMRRVEALRPRVQQITDELLDEMLPKGRADLVDSFAYPLPITVICELLGVPDIDREAFRAMSNEIVAPSGGDTELAAIEQLASYLDELIEDKRCTAPADDLLSALIRTRAQDGDRLSRDELRGMAFILLVAGHETTVNLITTAVHTLLTHPDQLAALRADMTLLDGAVEEVLRFEGPVETATYRYAAEPMEIGGRSIAVGDPVMIGLDAADRDAAYCPDRHRFDVHRAPQGHLAFGHGIHYCLGAPLARLEARVALRSLLERCPDLELDGPPGDWLSGMLIRGLRSLPVRW, from the coding sequence ATGATCGACCTGGGGGAGTACGGGGCGCGGTTCACGGCGGACCCGTATCCGGTGTACGCGGCACTGCGTGAGCGAGGTCCCGTGCACTGGGTGCGCACGCCACCACCCGGTGCGTACGAGGGCTGGCTCGTCGTGGGGTACGAGGAGGCGCGGGCCGCCCTCGCCGACCCGAGGCTGTCCAAGGACAGCACCAAAATGGGGCTGAGCTCGCTCGAAGAGGAGCTGATGGGCCGGTATGTGCTGATCAGCGACCCGCCCGAGCACACCCGGCTGCGCTCGCTCGTCGCGGGCGCGTTCACCATGCGGCGGGTTGAGGCGCTGCGCCCGCGCGTCCAGCAGATCACCGACGAGTTGCTGGACGAGATGCTGCCGAAGGGCCGCGCCGACCTCGTGGACTCCTTCGCCTATCCGCTGCCCATCACGGTCATCTGCGAGCTCCTCGGCGTCCCCGACATCGACCGGGAGGCCTTCCGGGCCATGTCGAACGAGATCGTGGCCCCGTCCGGCGGAGACACCGAACTCGCCGCGATCGAGCAACTCGCCTCATACCTTGACGAGTTGATCGAGGACAAACGCTGCACGGCACCGGCCGACGACCTGCTCAGCGCCCTCATCCGTACCCGCGCGCAGGACGGCGACCGCCTCTCGCGCGACGAACTGCGCGGGATGGCGTTCATCCTGCTGGTCGCGGGCCACGAGACGACGGTCAACCTGATCACGACCGCGGTGCACACCCTGCTCACCCACCCGGACCAACTCGCCGCGCTGCGGGCCGACATGACCCTCCTCGACGGCGCTGTGGAGGAGGTCCTGCGCTTCGAGGGACCGGTGGAGACGGCGACGTACCGCTACGCGGCCGAGCCGATGGAGATCGGCGGCAGGTCCATCGCGGTGGGCGACCCGGTGATGATCGGCCTCGACGCCGCCGACCGCGACGCGGCGTACTGCCCGGACCGGCACCGCTTCGACGTCCACCGCGCCCCGCAGGGCCATCTCGCCTTCGGACATGGCATCCACTACTGCCTGGGCGCGCCCCTGGCCCGCCTCGAAGCCCGTGTCGCGCTGCGCTCCCTGCTGGAGCGATGCCCGGATCTCGAGCTCGACGGGCCCCCTGGGGACTGGCTGTCCGGCATGCTGATACGCGGCCTGCGCAGCCTGCCGGTGCGCTGGTGA